In a genomic window of Phyllostomus discolor isolate MPI-MPIP mPhyDis1 chromosome 5, mPhyDis1.pri.v3, whole genome shotgun sequence:
- the ENO1 gene encoding alpha-enolase yields MSVLKLHAREIFDSRGNPTVEVDLYTSKGLFRAAVPSGASTGIYEALELRDNDKTRYLGKGVSKAVEHINKTIAPALIGKKLSVVEQEKIDKLMIEMDGTENKSKFGANAILGVSLAVCKAGAVEKGVPLYRHIADLAGNAEVILPVPAFNVINGGSHAGNKLAMQEFMILPVGAANFKEAMRIGAEVYHNLKNVIKEKYGKDATNVGDEGGFAPNILENKEALELLKNAIGKAGYTDKIVIGMDVAASEFFRSGKYDLDFKSPDDPSRYISPDELANLYMSFIKDYPVVSIEDPFDQDDWGAWSKFTASAGIQVVGDDLTVTNPKRIAKAVSEKSCNCLLLKVNQIGSVTESLQACKLAQSNGWGVMVSHRSGETEDTFIADLVVGLCTGQIKTGAPCRSERLAKYNQLLRIEEELGSKAKFAGRNFRNPLAK; encoded by the exons ATGTCTGTCCTGAAGCTGCACGCCAGAGAGATCTTCGACTCCCGCGGGAATCCCACCGTTGAGGTGGATCTCTACACCTCAAAAG GTCTCTTCAGAGCGGCTGTGCCCAGCGGTGCCTCAACTGGCATCTACGAGGCTCTGGAGCTCCGGGACAATGACAAGACCCGCTACTTGGGGAAGG GTGTCTCAAAGGCTGTTGAGCACATCAATAAAACTATTGCGCCTGCCCTGATTGGCAAG AAACTGAGCGTCGTGGAGCAGGAGAAGATCGACAAGCTGATGATAGAGATGGACGGGACGGAAAACAAGT CTAAGTTTGGTGCGAACGCCATTCTGGGAGTGTCCCTGGCCGTCTGCAAGGCTGGGGCCGTTGAGAAGGGGGTGCCCCTGTACCGCCACATCGCTGACCTGGCTGGCAATGCTGAGGTCATCCTGCCGGTTCCG GCCTTCAACGTCATCAACGGTGGTTCCCACGCCGGCAACAAGCTGGCCATGCAGGAGTTCATGATCCTCCCCGTCGGCGCCGCGAACTTCAAGGAAGCCATGCGCATCGGGGCGGAGGTCTACCACAACCTGAAGAATGTCATCAAGGAGAAGTACGGGAAAGACGCCACCAACGTGGGGGACGAAGGCGGGTTTGCTCCCAACATCCTGGAGAACAAAGAAG CCCTAGAGCTGCTGAAGAATGCCATCGGCAAAGCCGGCTACACCGACAAGATTGTCATCGGCATGGACGTAGCTGCTTCCGAGTTCTTCCGCTCAGGGAAGTACGACCTGGACTTCAAGTCGCCCGATGACCCCAGCAGGTACATCAGCCCCGACGAGCTGGCCAACCTGTACATGTCCTTCATCAAGGACTACCCAG TGGTGTCCATCGAAGACCCGTTCGACCAGGACGACTGGGGAGCGTGGAGCAAGTTCACTGCCAGCGCGGGCATCCAGGTGGTGGGCGATGACCTCACGGTGACCAACCCGAAGCGGATCGCCAAGGCCGTGAGCGAGAAGTCGTGCAACTGCCTGCTGCTCAAAGTGAACCAGATCGGCTCCGTGACCGAGTCCCTGCAGGC GTGCAAGCTGGCCCAGTCCAACGGCTGGGGTGTCATGGTGTCCCACCGCTCCGGGGAGACCGAGGACACCTTCATCGCTGACCTGGTGGTGGGGCTCTGCACTGGGCAG atCAAGACTGGTGCTCCCTGCCGATCTGAGCGCTTGGCCAAGTACAACCAGCTCCTCAG GATTGAAGAGGAACTGGGCAGCAAGGCCAAGTTTGCCGGCAGGAACTTCAGAAACCCCCTCGCCAAGTAA